The Pseudomonas putida nucleotide sequence GCGATTCTCAGTTGCCGCAATACGCCATCCTCATGACGGATCGACATGGCCGAGACAAAGCCAATCCCCATCCCGGCCCGTACCGCCTCTTTCACGCCTTCTACCCCAGCGATCTCCAGCGCCACGCGCATGGCCACACCGTGCCGGGCAAATGCCCGCTCGACGATCTGGCGCACCCCCGAACCACTCTCTCGCAGCACCAGCGGGTACGCCCCCAACGCCTGCAAGCCTTGCTGCTCGGCACCAGCCAAGGGGTGGTCGCGCGGCACGATGGCCACGATCTCGTCCTCGCGCCACGCCGTCACTTCGGTGCCCAGCGGCAGCTCCTGCCCTGGCGGGCCTTCGATGAGGGCGATATCGACGCTGTCCAGCGCTGCGACGATTTCCGCCGTGTTGCCGTGGGACGTGGTCACCAGCACCTCTGGATAACGCCCATGGAAGTCGGCAATCAGGTACGGCAGCAGGTAGCTGGCCGGCGTGGTGCTGGCG carries:
- a CDS encoding LysR family transcriptional regulator translates to MTPEQLITFATVAEHGNISHAALALHLSQPAVSGQLKLLQEDFGEPLYQRAGRGVRLTAAGEQLLAHAQRLRDTFRQAQALCEAMRGLERGTLRIGASTTPASYLLPYLIADFHGRYPEVLVTTSHGNTAEIVAALDSVDIALIEGPPGQELPLGTEVTAWREDEIVAIVPRDHPLAGAEQQGLQALGAYPLVLRESGSGVRQIVERAFARHGVAMRVALEIAGVEGVKEAVRAGMGIGFVSAMSIRHEDGVLRQLRIAPEPLVRRFSILLPHAATPSRAAARFMELCVGQITEAP